The DNA region CGAGGAGtatgcaccccttctgaaaaaaccttaCACtcatccctccgatgtcaaacaACTTACAGACCAAGTAatcctcttttcttttctctactCAAAAACTCTTGAACTGCACCCGTCCTCGCCAGCTCTCTGCCGCTACTCTCTCGGAATGACCTTCTTGAATCGCCAAAttcagtcaggttcaagactagtcCATTCAACTGAGAGACTGGCTCTTCCNNNNNNNNNNNNNNNNNNNNNNNNNNNNNNNNNNNNNNNNNNNNNNNNNNNNNNNNNNNNNNNNNNNNNNNNNNNNNNNNNNNNNNNNNNNNNNNNNNNNNNNNNNNNNNNNNNNNNNNNNNNNNNNNNNNNNNNNNNNNNNNNNNNNNNNNNNNNNNNNNNNNNNNNNNNNNNNNNNNNNNNNNNNNNNNNNNNNNNNNNNNNNNNNNNNNNNNNNNNNNNNNNNNNNNNNNNNNNNNNNNNNNNNNNNNNNNNNNNNNNNNNNNNNNNNNNNNNNNNNNNNNNNNNNNNNNNNNNNNNNNNNNNNNNNNNNNNNNNNNNNNNNNNNNNNNNNNNNNNNNNNNNNNNNNNNNNNNNNNNNNNNNNNNNNNNNNNNNNNNNNNNNNNNNNNNNNNNNNNNNNNNNNNNNNNNNNNNNNNNNNNNNNNNNNNNNNNNNNNNNNNNNNNNNNNNNNNNNNNNNNNNNNNNNNNNNNNNNNNNNNNNNNNNNNNNNNNNNNNNNNNNNNNNNNNNNNNNNNNNNNNNNNNNNNNNNNNNNNNNNNNNNNNNNNNNNNNNNNNNNNNNNNNNNNNNNNNNNNNNNNNNNNNNNNNNNNNNNNNNNNNNNNNNNNNNNNNNNNNNNNNNNNNNNNNNNNNNNNNNNNNNNNNNNNNNNNNNNNNNNNNNNNNNNNNNNNNNNNNNNNNNNNNNNNNNNNNNNNNNNNNNNNNNNNNNNNNNNNNNNNNNNNNNNNNNNNNNNNNNNNNNNNNNNNNNNNNNNNNNNNNNNNNNNNNNNNNNNNNNNNNNNNNNNNNNNNNNNNNNNNNNNNNNNNNNNNNNNNNNNNNNNNNNNNNNNNNNNNNNNNNNNNNNNNNNNNNNNNNNNNNNNNNNNNNNNNNNNNNNNNNNNNNNNNNNNNNNNNNNNNNNNNNNNNNNNNNNNNNNNNNNNNNNNNNNNNNNNNNNNNNNNNNNNNNNNNNNNNNNNNNNNNNNNNNNNNNNNNNNNNNNNNNNNNNNNNNNNNNNNNNNNNNNNNNNNNNNNNNNNNNNNNNNNNNNNNNNNNNNNNNNNNNNNNNNNNNNNNNNNNNNNNNNNNNNNNNNNNNNNNNNNNNNNNNNNNNNNNNNNNNNNNNNNNNNNNNNNNNNNNNNNNNNNNNNNNNNNNNNNNNNNNNNNNNNNNNNNNNNNNNNNNNNNNNNNNNNNNNNNNNNNNNNNNNNNNNNNNNNNNNNNNNNNNNNNNNNNNNNNNNNNNNNNNNNNNNNNNNNNNNNNNNNNNNNNNNNNNNNNNNNNNNNNNNNNNNNNNNNNNNNNNNNNNNNNNNNNNNNNNNNNNNNNNNNNNNNNNNNNNNNNNNNNNNNNNNNNNNNNNNNNNNNNNNNNNNNNNNNNNNNNNNNNNNNNNNNNNNNNNNNNNNNNNNNNNNNNNNNNNNNNNNNNNNNNNNNNNNNNNNNNNNNNNNNNNNNNNNNNNNNNNNNNNNNNNNNNNNNNNNNNNNNNNNNNNNNNNNNNNNNNNNNNNNNNNNNNNNNNNNNNNNNNNNNNNNNNNNNNNNNNNNNNNNNNNNNNNNNNNNNNNNNNNNNNNNNNNNNNNNNNNNNNNNNNNNNNNNNNNNNNNNNNNNNNNNNNNNNNNNNNNNNNNNNNNNNNNNNNNNNNNNNNNNNNNNNNNNNNNNNNNNNNNNNNNNNNNNNNNNNNNNNNNNNNNNNNNNNNNNNNNNNNNNNNNNNNNNNNNNNNNNNNNNNNNNNNNNNNNNNNNNNNNNNNNNNNNNNNNNNNNNNNNNNNNNNNNNNNNNNNNNNNNNNNNNNNNNNNNNNNNNNNNNNNNNNNNNNNNNNNNNNNNNNNNNNNNNNNNNNNNNNNNNNNNNNNNNNNNNNNNNNNNNNNNNNNNNNNNNNNNNNNNNNNNNNNNNNNNNNNNNNNNNNNNNNNNCCTCTCCTATCCCCACTCTTTCCTATCCCCactcctctccctatcccccaCCTCTTCCTATCCCCACTCTCCCCAACCCCACCTCTTCCTATCCGccacctctctccctatcccccacCTCTTCctatcccccacctctctccctaaCCCCACCTCTTCctatcccccatctctctccctatccccaccTCTCCCTATCCCCACCTCTACctatcccccacctctctccctatccccaccTCTCCCTATCCCCACCTCTGCCTATCCCCACCTATCTCCCTATCCCCCACCTATCTCCCtaacccccacctctctccctatccccacctctctccctatcccccacCTCTACctatcctcacctctctccctaaCCCCACCTCTCACtatccccacctctctccctaaCCCCACCTACCTATCCCCAGCTCTCTCctatccctcacctctctccctatccccaccTCTACCTATCCCTCACCTCTCTACCTACctatcccccacctctctccctatcctccacCTCTACCTATCCCCTGTTCTCTGAGATAAGCTGTATTAAATACTAAAAGGAAATagaactcctctctctctatttttccccATTTTTCTCaggcccctctctttctcactctttgtttcctttctctttccctcccttcccccgTATGTCCAAtccacacactctcctctcctcctgtccctgcGCGTGTCCAGCTGGCCTCCCGCCCAgagggccagtgtgtgtgtatgtgtgtagctgTAATCTATATTTATAATCATCTTAGTTCTGTAATGTTAAAGGTCACCTGCCACAGGCTGTCACATGAACACTCAAAGAGAAGCTGTGTGAGTGGGTTCCCTCTGGGCTCACAGCTGTTGTTACTGAGTCAGAGTGCTCTTGGatcaataaagttgtattgatgTTTCAAACTGGGTTTTTTCTTGTCTTTCTGTGAGTTGGGGAGCGAGGTGGGTCAGTTGGGGTAGGGGTCAGGTGCATGGcgggaaaggggagagggataTTTTTTAAACTCATTTGAACTTCTTCCCCTTTTCTTTGTTCAATCACTCTGCACCCTTCTCCCCAAAGTATGCACTCATCCACTCCTGTTGTATTTAAAATGAGTAAACATTAATATGTTTAAAGTACCATAATGGTGTATATGTGTATAGGGGGACCCCTATAGCATATAGGGGTCAGTAGATAATATTACCACTGTCAGCCTATAGGGGTCAGTAGATAATATTACCACTGTTAGCCTATAGGGGTCAGTAGATAATATTACCACTGTTAGCCTATAGGGGTCAGTAAAGAACATGGACACAAAgagtaaaatacatgtttttcaaaGCTTTTATTTAAAACATTCAGTGTAAAAAAACTTTACAAAATACAtcataaacaaaacacaaaaattaTGTGAAGTTTGTAGCTACAGAATTGAAGCAGAGCTGCAAGAATGTATTAAATATTCCAGTGAGAATGAGGCGATCAATCGTCAACTACTGTCAATTAATCAATGAATAAAAGCTATCAAACTGACAGATAAAATAGCTAGTGGAGAGAAACTCCTCCTGCTTCTACTGCTAACAGCACAttactatgtgtgtatgtgtgcctgttcGTCCAtacgtgacgtgtgtgtgtgtgcatgtgtgtgtgtgtcagacttcATTCagtcttttattgttttgtattaaatATAGTGTTCCACGTCATCTGCTCCTGTTTTTGGCTGGTGTGTTGGTTAGTTGTTGTTGTAGTCTTTATGGCATATgcagtgtgtgtctatgtatgtaatcaaatcaaattttatttgtcacatacacgtgtgtgtgtgtgtgtgtgtgtgtgtgtgtgtgtgtgtgagtgtgtatgcatgcatgtatgtgtatatgtgtgtatttatttttggCGGTAGTCAGCAGCGTATGCTCTGTGGTTATCCTGTTCAGGGTACTGGTCTCCATATCCTCTCAGCATGTCCTGGAAGCTGGGCATTCCCTGCTGGGGTGAGGGGTATGACCCGTATGACAGCCCCTGCGAGGGAGGGGGGTAAGCCCCGTAGGTCTCCTCCTGGCCACTCTGGTATGGCTCTGAATCtgcctcgctttctctctctggctcccccTGGTTGTTGCTATGGTCCTGGCTGTGCTGTGGCTCCCCCTGGTGTACAGCTTGGGCGTTGGCGTCTGGCAGCAGATCCTCCCGGGGTTCATAGCGACGCAGGCGGCAGTTGGTGTCGTACTCCGGGTCACAGTCGGGGTCAGAAGGCTCCAGAACTCCGTTCCGTGATCCATCGGCATTGAGATGCGGCTCGTAGGGCTCGGCGGGGTAGGCGGTGTTACGGTGGGCGCCAGAACGCGGCTCTGCACGGGCTATTGGGTAGCACTCCTGGTCGTAGCCGATGAAGCATTCATAGCCCTCCTTGGTCTTTCCCCGGGGGCCCAGCGGGTGGCGATCCTCCTGTGTGGCCTCCTCATagcggggagggggggtgggggcctGCTGCGGCGGGGAGGGGGGGACATGTCTGTGCATGGAGGCCGCAGCTTCACGGTACATTGCTAAGGGATCGTTAGCATTAGCCTGCCTGTACATGGTGTATGGGTCGTTAGCTTGAGCATTAGTGATAGCTTGGCGGTACATGGCGTATGGGTCACTAGCTGGAGCGCTGGGAGCACTGGCTTGGCGGTACATGGCATATGGGTCACTGGCTTGAGAGCTTGGAGCACTGCCTTGGCGGTACATGGCGTATGGGTCACTAGCTTGAGAGCTTGGAGCACTGCCTTGGCGGTACATGGCATATGGGTCACTAGCTTGAGAGCTTGGAGCACTGCCTTGGCGGACATGGCATATGGGTCACAGCTTGAGAGGCTTGGAGCACTGCCTTGGCGGTACATGGCATATGGGTCACTAGCTTGAGAGCTTGGAGCACTGCCTTGGCGGTACATGGCATATGGGTCACTAGCTGGAGCGCTGGGAGCACTGCCTTGGCGGTTACCATTAGCGTTAGCATAAGCATCGCTGTACATAGCGAATGGGTCGCTGCGTTGCTCGGGAGCTGGGGGCGCAGCACGCATTGCGGCGGGTTCATCTTTGTGTTCTTCCTTGAACTCCTCTGGTGCCGTGGCGTACTTGGTTGCGGTGAGAGGGTTACAACCGTCCTCAAACAGAGGGTTGCAGGAACCAGGACCCGCCGGGGCGGGGGGAGCAGGGGCACGGGGTGCCTGGGGACGGAAGGACAGTCATGATCATGATATTACAATTCAATGATAAtctcatataataataataatgatgatggcgATGATAACAAATACCAATCTTACCTGTAGGGATGCAGCGTAGGCGCAGCGAGGGTCTCTGGGGTCACAGTTGGGGTAACGGCGGAAGAGGCCGGAAGGAGCTTTTTGGACCAGCTGGGGTTTACAGGTGGGGTCTTTCGGGTCACAGCCCAGGTGGGCGTAGGAGGGCAGGGGCCCAGCGGAGGGATTGTGGCCGAAAGCAGCTCTCAGGTGGTACTGGAGACAGTCCACGTCCTCCGCTGAACAGATACGCAGCAGCTCCGCCTTCTGCTCCTGGACGGGAATAAAAACAATCATGCTTATGTT from Salvelinus sp. IW2-2015 linkage group LG14, ASM291031v2, whole genome shotgun sequence includes:
- the and1 gene encoding actinodin1 isoform X1 encodes the protein MAGRSRTSFSGVFTAALLATILLPEFLSAWPVFQKLNGHGDATEETAVAMASARRLVRNRRNISWYKQHSDFWSWYKYFTDNGNTEAVQELDRVYLAYLQNKNRAEGRRSYKAYLGHLGDIYKACADSEDPNCVASATSRQKPETPKAPPKPAPVXACDPYRDPYCLYAAKSQPPPGPVKAPAPNYVRSPVAVKEPHSGYYYSPAVQPFLSKEQKAELLRICSAEDVDCLQYHLRAAFGHNPSAGPLPSYAHLGCDPKDPTCKPQLVQKAPSGLFRRYPNCDPRDPRCAYAASLQAPRAPAPPAPAGPGSCNPLFEDGCNPLTATKYATAPEEFKEEHKDEPAAMRAAPPAPEQRSDPFAMYSDAYANANGNRQGSAPSAPASDPYAMYRQGSAPSSQASDPYAMYRQGSAPSLSSCDPYAMSAKAVLQALKLVTHMPCTAKAVLQALKLVTHTPCTAKAVLQALKPVTHMPCTAKPVLPALQLVTHTPCTAKLSLMLKLTTHTPCTGRLMLTIP
- the and1 gene encoding actinodin1 isoform X2, which gives rise to MAGRSRTSFSGVFTAALLATILLPEFLSAWPVFQKLNGHVGDATEETAVAMASARRLVRNRRNISWYKQHSDFWSWYKYFTDNGNTEAVQELDRVYLAYLQNKNRAEGRRSYKAYLGHLGDIYKACADSEDPNCVASATSRQKPETPKAPPKPAPVXACDPYRDPYCLYAAKSQPPPGPVKAPAPNYVRSPVAVKEPHSGYYYSPAVQPFLSKEQKAELLRICSAEDVDCLQYHLRAAFGHNPSAGPLPSYAHLGCDPKDPTCKPQLVQKAPSGLFRRYPNCDPRDPRCAYAASLQAPRAPAPPAPAGPGSCNPLFEDGCNPLTATKYATAPEEFKEEHKDEPAAMRAAQANANDPLAMYREAAASMHRHVPPSPPQQAPTPPPRYEEATQEDRHPLGPRGKTKEGYECFIGYDQECYPIARAEPRSGAHRNTAYPAEPYEPHLNADGSRNGVLEPSDPDCDPEYDTNCRLRRYEPREDLLPDANAQAVHQGEPQHSQDHSNNQGEPERESEADSEPYQSGQEETYGAYPPPSQGLSYGSYPSPQQGMPSFQDMLRGYGDQYPEQDNHRAYAADYRQK